The DNA sequence GTCTAAAGGCCCTTTTGCCTAAACCCCACTCTAGTGTTccaaaatcaccaaaaaaaaaaaaatcaccactTTTCGCCACTTTTTCATCGGTTTTCGTTTGCTTTATTGGGTAGAATTGACTGCTTGAACCTCCATTTCACTAGTTTTCAAAGAGCTTAAAGAAGATAAAGAGTGGAAAAAGGCAGAGGTGTGAGCTTATTTGAGGGTAAAAGCCATCATTGAGTGAAACACGAGTGACTTTGAGTGACCACTTTTCTTTGAGTGGAACACGTGAGGGAGTGTAGTGAGGTCCTTTCTATACTTGTCTAACTTTATTGTTTTGCAGAATGTTTTAATCATGTCACAAAACACGGGTGATAACAATCCACAACCTACAGTTCCAAATCTACAACTTCAAGCCATTATGGGGGAGATGAGGAGATTGTTGAGGGAGGAGTGTGAGCAAATACATGAGCGGTTGAATAGGGTGGAAGAAGGAGCACAACGGAGACCAAGGGGGAGAAGAGTACACCAAAGGGGGAATGAAAATGAAGGAGATTTCGAAGGAGTAGTTTCTGATGAAGAGGTTGATAGGATGTCGACGGGTACCAATAGGAGGTATGGTGGGAATAGAGAAGATAGGAACCAAGTAGACAATTATTTGGGGAATATAAAGATGAGAATCCGAGCCTTTCAAGGGAAGAGTGATCCTGAAGCATACCTAGAGTGGGAGAAGAAAATGGAGTTAGTCTTTGATTGTCACAACTATTCAGATATGAAGAAGGTAAAACTTGCTGCCATTGAGTTTACTGATTATGTTATTGTTTGGTGGGATCAGTTGTGCACTAACAGGAGACGGAGTGGAGATCGCCCTATTGAAACATGGGAGGCAATGAAGAGGGTAATGAGGCGACGATTTGTACCACCTCATTATTATCGTGATCTCTATCTTAAGTTGCAAGGCCTTCGTCAAGGCTACAGAAGTGTTGATGAGTATTACAAGGAGATGGAGATGGCTATGATTAGAGCCAATGTTGAAGAGGATCGGGAGGCAACAATGGCGAGGTTTTTAAATGGGTTGAACCGAGAGATTGCTGACCCAACCGAGAGATTGCTGACCCAATCCCCTTCTTTCATACGTATCTGATGATACCCACTTTTgagatcaatttttgaaaacacacaagaaccaTGCAATTCATCTAGCATGTCATCTAAACGAGGAATGGGATGTCGATACTTTACCGTTATATTGTTGATGGCTCGACAGTCAACACACATCCTCCATGTTCCATCCTTCTTTGGAACTAGAATCACTGGAACAGCGCAAGGACTCATGCTTTCTCTCACATGTCCTTTCTCCATCAATTCTTCAATTTGCCTTTGCAATTCCTTTGTTTCATCAGGATTGCTTCTGTAGGCTGGTCGGTTTGGGATGGAAGCACCTGGAACAAAATCAATTTGATGTTCTATTACTCTAATAGGTGGTAACCCATGTGGTACCTGCTCAGGAAATACATCATCGAATTCCTGCAAAAGAGACACAATGGTACTTGGTAGCGAAGAATCAAGTTGGTTAGCATTTAAAAGAGCCTCCTTATACACTAGTAAAATCATGGGCTGTTTTGTGCACAATGCTCTCTTAATCTCACTTTTGTTTGCATAAAAGTGTTGTTTTCTCTCACTTGATTCCACACTTTTCTCTCTTTTGCTCTCATTCTGTTTCCTCTCACTCATCTTTCCACTCTCTTTTTGCTCACTTAGTTTCTTTTTGTCACTCAATTTTTGCAACCTCGCTTGATCTTCATACACTTGTTTTGGTGTCAAAGGCGCTAGAGTGATTGCCCGCTGACGGAAAGTAAATGAGTACTTTTTGGTGAAGCCATCATGTTGTACTCATCGATCAAATTGCCAAGGCCTTCCTAGAAGGAGGTGTCCAGCTTGCATTGGAACGACGTCACACAGCACCTCATCTTCATACTTGCCAATGCGAAATGAAACAAGTACTTGTTTTGTAACCTTCACTTCACCACTATCATTCAACCATTGCAACTTGTATGGACAAGGATGCTTAAGCGTTGTAAGCCCAAGCTTGTTAACCATAGAAGCACTTGCAACGTTAGTACAACTACCTCCATCAATAATGACACTACATACCTTGTCCCTCACATGACATCGAGTGTGAAAGATGTTCTCCCGCTGCACTTCTTCTGCCTCTTCTTTTGCTTGCAAATTCAGGACTCGCCTTGTAACTAGTGCAAGCATCTCTCTAGATTCTGGGCCATATTCATTGTCAGAAGCATCTTCCAATGGTGGCATGTCAGCAagatcatcttcatcttcagaaTCTATTTCTCCACTTTCCCGAATCACCATAACTCTTTGGTTTGGACACTGGCTGGCTATATGTCCCTGCCCCTGGCATTTGAAACACCTTATCTCACTAGAATGAGACTTAGTTTGAGTTGTTTTACCTTGAGGTGGCGTGGCTGTAGTGGATGGTTTTGGTGTAGATGATGAACTGGGTTGGTCATCCTTCTTTGGATAGTTCGACCTCCAAGGTGTTGTACTTGGCTTGTGTGTGCTCGGCCTTGATCTCGAACTTGAACTACCCTTCTTGAGCTGTCTCTCAACTTTGATTGCCATGTGAACCAAATCTTCTAACTCCACATAATGGTGTAGCTCGATTGGGTCAGCAATCTCTCGGTTCAACCCATTTAAAAACCTCGCCATTGTTGCCTCCCGATCCTCTTCAACATTGGCTCTAATCATAGCCATCTCCATCTCCTTGTAATACTCATCAACACTTCTGTAGCCTTGACGAAGGCCTTGTAACTTAAGATAGAGATCACGATAATAATGAGGTGGTACAAACCGTCGCCTCATTACCCTCTTCATTGCCTCCCATGTTTCAATAGGGCGATCTCCACTCCGTCTCCTGTTAGTGCACAACTGATCCCACCAAACAATAACATAATCAGTAAACTCAATGGCAGCAAGTTTTACCTTCTTCATATCTGAATAGTTGTGACAATCAAAGACTAACTCCATTTTCTTCTCCCACTCTAGGTATGCTTCAGGATCACTCTTCCCTTGAAAGGCTCGGATTCTCATCTTTATATTCCCCAAATAATTGTCTACTTGGTTCCTATCTTCTCTATTCCCACCATACCTCCTATTGGTACCCGTCGACATCCTATCAACCTCTTCATCAGAAACTACTCCTTCGAAATCTCCTTCATTTTCATTCCCCCTTTGGTGTACTCTTCTCCCCCTTGGTCTCCGTTGTGCTCCTTCTTCCACCCTATTCAACCGCTCATGTATTTGCTCACACTCCTCCCTCAACAATCTCCTCATCTCCCCCATAATGGCTTGAAGTTGTAGATTTGGAACTGTAGGTTGTGGATTGTTATCACCCGTGTTTTGtgacatgattaaaaaattctgCAAAACAATAAAGTTAGACAAGTATAGAAAGGACCTCACTACACTCCCTCACGTGTTCCACTCAAAGAAAAGTGGTCACTCAAAGTCACTCGTGTTTCACTCAATGATGGCTTTTACCCTCAAATAAGCTCACACCTCTGCCTTTTTCCACTCTTTATCTTCTTTAAGCTCTTTGAAAACTAGTGAAATGGAGGTTCAAGCAGTCAATTCTACCCAATAAAGCAAACGAAAACCGATGAAAAAGGGGcgaaaagtggtattttttttttttggtgattttggAACACTAGAGTGGGGTTTAGGCAAAAGGGCCTTTAGACTATAAGGAAcaagaatataacaaaaaaaatttaagatggGTTTCcagactcttttttttttttttttgaaaaccaaAAGCCAACCTGAATTCAAGTACGAATTAATACCAAAACGCTTCAATAACAATGCTTCCAAAACTCTTTGACACTAGAGTAAACAATGGGAACAAGGGAAAACAAATGAGTTGAAATGAAGACAGATTAGGACTTAGCAATATCAAACAGATTCGAATTTCAAGGAATTTCACAAGgacaagaaaaaaaagaaataaggaAAAGATTGAACAAGGAAACGAGTGTGACAAAGAAATTAACAACAATGGTTACAGATTTTAAGAAAGAGAACAAGAACAAgactaacaacaaaaaaaataataaagaacacgaatagagttttttttttttttttgaaatattgagacactaaaagaataaaaaggatAAGCCAAACCGGATGAAcctttgctctgataccaactgataTGAACCACACCAACTTGTGATGAAACCCGACACCAAATATGGAACAGCCACCAAGAACAAACGATGTTGGAATGGAACCTCGACCCAATGCTTAGCGAAGCACGAACCTTGGTATAAGGAAGACGCCACAAACGGGGATGGAAATCCGTTTGATAAGTCAAGTTGAACGCCACAAGGATACCTCCTTGATAAGTTCACAAGTTTCTTCAAGAACTCTAGAAGATAAAACTCACAATTTGCATATATCATAATCTGGTTTTTACAATGGAAAGGTAGTCCCTTTTATAGGACGAAAAATGACACCTACAAGACCTTTGGACTTCAACATTAACACACCTAAGACCTTTGGTCTTTCCAATAAAAGCATACTAAATAAGACTCTTGGTCTTCATAATGAAAGCTCCATAATGAAGACCTTTTGCCTCCACTCTTGTAACTCCCACACAAAAGAACTTGATACATATAAATGTGACAACTATGACCATATGATAAAAACGTGacacataaaattaaataaaacgtgACACATATAATGAAGCTTCAAAATTCAGTCCACTTTGATGAGTATGACCAATCTTTGTTCTCCTTCCGTGTTGACCACGGTCTCTTCTTGATTTAAGACTTTGTGTACTAGGCTGTTAAGCTCTTCCTTGAATCTCTTAGCTCGTGCCCTAGTCACTGGACCCACTGGAATTGGACTTGATACTTGGTCCTTGATGTCCTCATCAGGACCcatacccaaactcaaaccgagacctggactcggacccaaacctggacacagaccATAACCTTTACTCCGTGACCCCAAACTGGAAGCGGAACGAGAAAAGAACCGGGACCTGGGAACGAGACCAGGGGACTAGGACCCGATCTCGGTCTCGGAACTGGAATCTAACTAGgaaccagacccagacccggaccgagATGCCAACCCAAATCAAAACTGGGATCGGGACTCAGGACActaacccaaacccagacacggacttggacccagacccgaacgcATGTCCCAGACCGGGATTGGAGACTCAAAAAGATAGGAACCAAGTAGACAATTATTTGGGGAATATAAAGATGAGAATCCGAGCCTTTCAAGGGAAGAGTGATCCTGAAGCATACCTAGAGTGGGAGAAGAAAATGGAGTTAGTCTTTGATTGTCACAACTATTCAGATATGAAGAAGGTAAAACTTGCTGCCATTGAGTTTACTGATTATGTTATTGTTTGGTGGGATCAGTTGTGCACTAACAGGAGACGGAGTGGAGATCGCCCTATTGAAACATGGGAGGCAATGAAGAGGGTAATGAGGCGACGATTTGTACCACCTCATTATTATCGTGATCTCTATCTTAAGTTGCAAGGCCTTCGTCAAGGCTACAGAAGTGTTGATGAGTATTACAAGGAGATGGAGATGGCTATGATTAGAGCCAATGTTGAAGAGGATCGGGAGGCAACAATGGCGAGGTTTTTAAATGGGTTGAACCGAGAGATTGCTGACCCAACCGAGAGATTGCTGACCCAATCCCCTTCTTTCATACGTATCTGATGATACCCACTTTTgagatcaatttttgaaaacacacaagaaccaTGCAATTCATCTAGCATGTCATCTAAACGAGGAATGGGATGTCGATACTTTATCGTTATATTGTTGATGGCTCGACAGTCAACACACATCCTCCATGTTCCATCCTTCTTTGGAACTAGAATCACTGGAACAGCGCAAGGACTCATGCTTTCTCTCACATGTCCTTTCTCCATCAATTCTTCAATTTGCCTTTGCAATTCCTTTGTTTCATCAGGATTGCTTCTGTAGGCTGGTCGGTTTGGGATGGAAGCACCTGGAACAAAATCAATTTGATGTTCTATTACTCTAATAGGTGGTAACCCATGTGGTACCTGCTCAGGAAATACATCATCGAATTCCTGCAAAAGAGACACAATGGTACTTGGTAGCGAAGAATCAAGTTGGTTAGCATTTAAAAGAGCCTCCTTATACACTAGTAAAATCATGGGCTGTTTTGTGCACAATGCTCTCTTAATCTCACTTTTGTTTGCATAAAAGTGTTGTTTTGTGCACAATTCTGTTCCCAAGTTCGGGTCTGATTTTTGGTTCGGgtcagggttcgagtttggTCTTGTCTGTGTCCACGTTCTTGtcctggtttgggtttgggtcccagtcttggTTTCAGTCAAGGTCCCAGTTTGGGATCCGGGACTCGATGACTTGAAACTGGACCGAAACCAGAAGTGGATCAGGACCCAAGAATAGGACGAAGACcaagacctggacctagactcaAAACAGTAATCAGACTAGGACCCACACTCGAACACAGACCCACACTCGAATTCaatgtctgggttcgggtttagatccgagtctgggtcaaggttcgagtttgggtctaagtctgtgtccaggtgtgggtccaagtctggatccttgtctgggtctgggtttgggtctaggttaggATCTAGATCTGGATCTAGGTCTCGGGTTTTGATCCTAATATGGGTCTAAGTTCGAGTTTAAGTACGTtaccggatccctatctaggtccgggtctgggtctcggTCCTTGTCTGGGTAcccgaccgtgtctgggccaaAGTTCTGGTCTCGCTTTGGGTGTAGGGCTAGGTCCgagttcagttctaggtctaggttcgagtcctggtcacgATTGCAGTCTTGTTCCAGGGTCCTGGTCCGACAATTCTTGTATAGGTTCTAgtttcgggtcccgagtctaggtctgggtccaggtttgcGTCTTGGTCTGGGTTGAGGCCCTAGTCTGTCTACCAAATCAAGGCATTGTCTATGGGTCTATTCCAACCCCCGTTTCCCATATCCTGAGTCAAGATTTGGATCCCTTTCACGGGTCACGGTCTGGTTCTTATTCAGGTCTTGAGTCctaggtctgagtttgggtttgggatcgagactagggtgcggtactaggtcccggccctattccatgtttgggtttgagttcgggtcccgagtcaaaGTCTGGGTTGGGATCCTAGTCCGGGTCccagttcgggtctaggtttgagttGAAGTTTGGGTCCTGGACCGGTTACGGttccgggtctaggtctaggtttggttacggttctaggtccaagtccttGTTCTGGTCTCGTTCCTGAGTCCCAGTCTACCTCCGATTTCggttccaatttcgggtcaTAGGGTTT is a window from the Cannabis sativa cultivar Pink pepper isolate KNU-18-1 chromosome 1, ASM2916894v1, whole genome shotgun sequence genome containing:
- the LOC133035451 gene encoding uncharacterized protein LOC133035451; this encodes MSQNTGDNNPQPTVPNLQLQAIMGEMRRLLREECEQIHERLNRVEEGAQRRPRGRRVHQRGNENEGDFEGVVSDEEVDRMSTGTNRRYGGNREDRNQVDNYLGNIKMRIRAFQGKSDPEAYLEWEKKMELVFDCHNYSDMKKVKLAAIEFTDYVIVWWDQLCTNRRRSGDRPIETWEAMKRVMRRRFVPPHYYRDLYLKLQGLRQGYRSVDEYYKEMEMAMIRANVEEDREATMARFLNGLNREIADPIELHHYVELEDLVHMAIKVERQLKKGSSSSRSRPSTHKPSTTPWRSNYPKKDDQPSSSSTPKPSTTATPPQGKTTQTKSHSSEIRCFKCQGQGHIASQCPNQRVMVIRESGEIDSEDEDDLADMPPLEDASDNEYGPESREMLALVTRRVLNLQAKEEAEEVQRENIFHTRCHVRDKVCSVIIDGGSCTNVASASMVNKLGLTTLKHPCPYKLQWLNDSGEVKVTKQVLVSFRIGKYEDEVLCDVVPMQAGHLLLGRPWQFDR